One Tetrapisispora phaffii CBS 4417 chromosome 3, complete genome DNA segment encodes these proteins:
- the TPHA0C01170 gene encoding uncharacterized protein (similar to Saccharomyces cerevisiae YER053C-A; ancestral locus Anc_7.229), whose translation MQDFQVFLSIFATLFLFYYSAHRNVMNRYKIDVPNLQ comes from the coding sequence atgCAAGATTTCCAAGTTTTCCTAAGCATTTTCGCTACTCTATTCCTTTTCTACTATTCAGCTCATAGAAACGTTATGAACAGATACAAGATTGATGTCCCAAATCTGCAATGA
- the PIC2 gene encoding Cu/Pi carrier (similar to Saccharomyces cerevisiae PIC2 (YER053C); ancestral locus Anc_7.228): protein MSITSQKRNNIELYTNKFYATCTLGGIIACGPTHSSVTPLDLVKCRLQVDPTLYKSNLQGWKTIVSTEGGFSKVFTGVGATFIGYSLQGAGKYGGYEFFKHYYSTLSFVTPEFVQNHSVWIYLGASATAEFLADIMLCPLEAIKVKQQTTMPPFCNNVFQGFSKIYTQEGLKAFYKGIVPLWFRQIPYTMVKFTSFEKIVEAIYAKLPVKKSELSPLQQISVSFTGGYLAGILCAIVSHPADVMVSKINNGRKATESMSQATNRIYKQIGFKGLWNGLPVRIVMIGTLTSFQWLIYDSFKAYVGLPTSG from the coding sequence ATGTCAATTACTTCtcagaaaagaaataatatcgAGTTATATACAAACAAATTTTATGCCACTTGTACTCTGGGTGGTATAATTGCATGTGGTCCAACTCATTCAAGTGTTACTCCGTTAGATTTAGTTAAATGTAGATTGCAAGTAGACCCaactttatataaatcaaatttgCAAGGTTGGAAAACCATTGTTTCTACTGAAGGTGggttttcaaaagttttcACCGGTGTTGGTGCTACATTCATAGGGTACTCGTTACAAGGTGCCGGTAAATATGGTGGTTACgaattttttaaacattattattcaacTTTATCTTTCGTTACCCCAGAGTTTGTTCAGAACCATTCTGTATGGATCTATTTAGGTGCTTCTGCAACTGCAGAATTCTTGGCTGATATTATGTTGTGTCCATTAGAGGCAATCAAAGTTAAACAACAAACAACTATGCCACCATTCTGTAATAATGTCTTCCAAGGTTTCAGTAAAATATACACTCAAGAGGGTCTTAAAGCCTTTTATAAAGGTATCGTCCCACTATGGTTTAGACAAATTCCTTACACAATGGTTAAATTTacatcttttgaaaaaatcgTGGAAGCAATTTATGCTAAATTACCTGTGAAAAAATCCGAATTAAGTCCACTTCAACAAATTTCAGTCAGTTTCACTGGTGGTTATTTAGCTGGTATTTTATGTGCAATTGTATCTCATCCAGCAGATGTTATGGTTTCAAAAATCAACAATGGCAGAAAAGCAACAGAGTCGATGTCTCAAGCCACCAACAGAATTTACAAACAGATCGGTTTCAAAGGGTTATGGAATGGTTTACCTGTGAGAATTGTTATGATCGGTACCTTGACATCATTCCAATGGTTAATCTATGACTCGTTTAAGGCATATGTTGGTTTACCAACATCCGGTTAG
- the AGE2 gene encoding GTPase-activating protein AGE2 (similar to Saccharomyces cerevisiae AGE2 (YIL044C); ancestral locus Anc_7.227) — MSTSPQIKKALAALLRDPGNSTCADCKTQTHPRWASWSLGVFICIKCAGFHRSLGTHISKVKSVDLDTWKEENIIMLIKFKNNDMANKYYESKLLNENNEPVKININDTNKLQTFIKNKYEYKKWMGDSGKLEELTSNSLQNNDLLNSSQKSQLQSQSPKEEPVVKKNSMNLSNSRSSSILDLQNLSKSPSNNNNNRLNSSTPQLSRGNSNGLLNTVGNSATSLNIQNPNVNRTQPQGGAQRQDLKKSILSLYAKPTNSASNLSNNNLSSSSISLASASSFNNNGNNNNSNVVNINNNINKINNFNNNSKSSSTYNIEDDELMKNVWS, encoded by the coding sequence ATGTCGACCTCTCCTCAGATTAAGAAAGCATTAGCTGCTTTATTGCGTGATCCTGGTAATTCTACATGTGCTGATTGTAAAACACAGACTCATCCACGTTGGGCTTCGTGGTCTCTGGGTGTCTTCATTTGTATAAAATGTGCAGGTTTCCATAGATCGTTGGGTACACATATTTCAAAAGTAAAATCTGTTGATTTGGATACTtggaaagaagaaaatataattatgttgattaaatttaaaaataatgacatGGCCAATAAATACTATGAATcgaaattattgaatgaaaataatgaacctgttaaaattaatatcaatgatACAAACAAGTTACAAACTTTcattaaaaacaaatatgAGTACAAGAAATGGATGGGCGATTCAGGAAAATTGGAAGAATTGACTAGTAACtctttacaaaataatgatttattaaattctaGCCAAAAATCGCAATTGCAATCGCAATCACCAAAAGAAGAACCAGTGGTTAAAAAGAACTCCATGAACTTGTCCAATAGTCGTTCAAGCAGTATATTAGACTTACAAAATCTGTCAAAATCTCCTtccaataacaataataacagaTTAAACTCCTCAACTCCTCAACTTTCTCGTGGTAATAGTAACGGTTTACTGAATACAGTTGGAAACTCAGCTACTAGCTTGAATATACAGAATCCAAATGTGAACCGCACTCAACCTCAAGGTGGTGCTCAAAGGCAAGACTTGAAAAAGTCTATTCTATCATTGTACGCAAAGCCAACTAACTCTGCCTCGAATTTGAGTAATAACAATTTGTCATCTTCATCCATCTCATTAGCATCGGcatcatcatttaataataatggcaacaataacaattcaaatgtggtcaatattaataataacattaacaaaattaataactTCAACAACAATAGCAAATCTTCATCGACTTATAATATCGAAGACGAtgaattaatgaaaaatgtaTGGTCAtga
- the HOM3 gene encoding aspartate kinase (similar to Saccharomyces cerevisiae HOM3 (YER052C); ancestral locus Anc_7.226), with product MTIVKMFNDPNASTNWVIQKFGGTSVGKFSVQIVDDIIKYYSSPDGINKNVAVVCSARSSYTKAEGTTSRLLKCCDLASQELKFSDIIEVIRQDHISNAENLINDPVIQTRLVADTNKELDLVVKYLEASKVLGEVSTRTMDLVMSCGEKLSCLFIASLCNDRKCKAKYVDLSNVIPSDYQTTNLDNTFYTFLVKSLKEKLQPFIDSKERIVPVLTGFFGLIPMGLLNGVGRGYTDLCAALVSVALNADELQVWKEVDGIFTADPRKVPNARLLSSVTPEEASELTYYGSEVIHPFTMEQVIRAKIPIRIKNVQNPKNDGTVIYPDNVAKKGEATPPHPPEALSSSFFETKRRGATAITTKNDIVVVNIHSNKKTLSHGFLAQIFTVLDRYKLVVDLISTSEVHVSMALPIPDSDSLKSLRLAVEKLNSLGSIDIIRGMCIVSLVGKQMKQYIGIAGTMFSTLAEQGINIEMISQGANEINISCVIDEDDSLKALQSIHKTLLDETAERPSFEHAVDERLQHIKNLTI from the coding sequence ATGACTATAGTGAAGATGTTCAATGATCCTAATGCTTCTACCAATTGGGTAATTCAGAAGTTTGGCGGTACTTCCGTTGGTAAGTTTTCTGTTCAGATCGtagatgatattattaagtATTATTCTAGCCCAGATGGCATAAACAAAAATGTTGCTGTGGTTTGTTCTGCCCGTTCTTCATATACAAAAGCTGAAGGTACCACTTCAAGACTACTGAAATGTTGTGATTTGGCTTCCCAAGAATTGAAGTTCAGTGACATTATCGAAGTCATTAGACAAGATCACATAAGTAATGCTGAGAATTTGATCAATGACCCTGTTATTCAAACTAGATTGGTTGCTGACACCAATAAGGAACTGGATTTAGTCGTGAAGTATTTAGAGGCTTCAAAAGTCTTAGGTGAAGTCTCAACAAGAACAATGGATTTAGTCATGTCATGTGGTGAAAAATTGAGTTGTTTATTCATTGCTTCACTTTGTAATGATAGAAAGTGTAAAGCAAAATATGTTGATTTATCGAATGTCATTCCTTCAGATTATCAAACAACTAATTTAGATAATACATTTTATACCTTTTTGGTCAAATCATTAAAGGAGAAATTACAACCATTTATAGattcaaaagaaagaattgTCCCTGTGCTTACTGGGTTCTTTGGTTTGATTCCTATGGGTCTATTAAACGGTGTCGGTAGAGGTTACACTGATTTATGTGCCGCTTTAGTATCTGTCGCCCTAAACGCTGATGAATTACAGGTCTGGAAGGAAGTTGACGGTATTTTCACTGCTGATCCAAGAAAAGTACCAAATGCACGTCTACTGAGCAGTGTCACACCCGAAGAAGCTTCGGAATTGACATACTACGGTTCAGAAGTCATTCACCCATTTACAATGGAACAAGTTATTAGAGCTAAGATTCCAATCagaataaaaaatgttCAAAATCCAAAAAACGATGGTACAGTCATTTATCCTGATAATGTCGCCAAGAAAGGCGAAGCTACACCACCTCATCCTCCAGAGGCCTTATCATCTTCCTTCTTTGAAACAAAGAGAAGAGGCGCTACTGCTATTacaacaaaaaatgatatcgTTGTCGTCAACATTCactcaaataaaaaaactttATCTCATGGTTTCTTAGCTCAAATCTTCACTGTTTTGGATAGATACAAGTTAGTTGTCGATTTGATCTCCACGTCAGAAGTCCATGTTTCCATGGCTTTACCTATTCCAGATTCTGACtctttaaaatcattaagaTTAGctgttgaaaaattaaacagTTTAGGTAGCATCGACATTATCCGTGGTATGTGTATCGTTTCTTTAGTTGGTAAGCAAATGAAACAATATATTGGGATTGCTGGTACTATGTTCTCGACTTTAGCAGAACAAGGTATCAATATCGAAATGATTTCGCAAGGTGCCAACGAAATCAATATCTCTTGTGTGATTGACGAAGATGATTCCTTGAAAGCATTACAATCTATTCATAAAACGTTATTAGATGAAACTGCAGAAAGACCATCTTTTGAGCATGCCGTTGATGAGAGATTACAACACATCAAGAACTTAACTATATAG
- the CBR1 gene encoding cytochrome-b5 reductase (similar to Saccharomyces cerevisiae CBR1 (YIL043C); ancestral locus Anc_7.225), translating into MEESAIKIVLAVLLLAVGTYYSLQLGKQFKPKATLVKGQYKKFPLIRKTILSHNSAVYRFKLPTEDSILGLPVGQHITVKAVINEKTIIRSYTPTSLDTDSRGFFELLIKSYENGNMSKNFAELELNDTIELSGPKGFYNYSPNCRKELGMVAGGSGITPMYQIIKAIAQNPNDKTKVSLIYGNVAEKEILLKKQLDDLVATKPEQFRVYYVVDNPSEDWTGGVGYITADVMKEYLPAPGHGVQLLVCGPLPMVSSVKRCAVALGFAKAKPVPKMEDEVFVF; encoded by the coding sequence ATGGAGGAAAGTGctattaaaattgttttggCTGTGCTTCTATTAGCAGTGGGTACATATTATTCCTTACAATTAGGTAAACAATTCAAACCAAAGGCTACATTAGTTAAAGGTCAATATAAGAAGTTTCCATTGATCAGAAAGACGATCTTGTCACATAATAGTGCTGTTTACCGCTTCAAACTGCCAACTGAAGATTCTATCTTGGGTCTACCTGTTGGTCAGCACATCACTGTCAAGGCTgtaataaatgaaaagacAATTATCAGATCCTACACTCCAACTTCATTAGACACTGATTCTAGAGGGTTTTTCGAGCTGTTGATTAAATCTTACGAAAATGGTAACATGTCAAAGAATTTTGCTGAATTGGAACTTAATGACACTATTGAATTGAGTGGTCCAAAGGGTTTCTACAATTACTCACCAAACTGCCGTAAGGAACTTGGTATGGTTGCAGGTGGTTCTGGTATTACGCCAATgtatcaaataataaaagcaATTGCTCAGAATCCAAATGATAAAACTAAAGTATCATTAATTTATGGTAATGTTGCTGAGAAggaaattttattgaaaaaacaattagaTGACTTAGTTGCTACCAAACCAGAGCAATTTAGAGTTTACTATGTCGTTGATAACCCAAGTGAAGATTGGACTGGTGGTGTGGGTTACATTACTGCGGATGTCATGAAAGAATACTTACCAGCCCCAGGTCATGGTGTCCAATTGTTAGTCTGCGGCCCACTGCCAATGGTATCAAGTGTTAAAAGGTGTGCCGTTGCCCTAGGTTTTGCAAAAGCCAAGCCAGTTCCAAAAATGGAAGATGAAGTTTTCGTTTTTTAG
- the JHD1 gene encoding [Histone H3]-lysine-36 demethylase (similar to Saccharomyces cerevisiae JHD1 (YER051W); ancestral locus Anc_7.224), which translates to MVVNRKRKSVEKGDTASLITKKKYNLRTSNNQIDYISLNEGDGVKRKNEPPHLKSFNDCFNRYVGNAQDKRIPYKTFVDTFDDIKVPYLIIDPENSGMEVPDQLTVEEITKRLGGDCKINVMDVLTQENEKWTLSKWNEYFTNTSYLQRDRLKNVISFEVSDFAKRDNFVVKRPTVVSENDLVDIVWDRYCNCDGENGVYGPRPKVTKYVLMSVRNAYTDFHLDFAGTPVYYKLLQGSKKFILFPPTSHNIEQYLQWCNKPDQTSIFLGDHLQDGIAMELKASDLFLIPAGYIHVVYTPEDSLIVGGNFLTFRDILTHLKIVEVEKESKVPKTFTFPKFEAVMYKTAEWLIDEIESGSKFSNDGDLPTIIKQLSSIITSSKLKYSSSSFNSKKEMIAKLNSLRKESP; encoded by the coding sequence ATGGTAGTCAATAGGAAAAGAAAATCCGTTGAGAAGGGAGATACAGCTTCGTTAATCACTAAGAAGAAGTACAATTTAAGAACTTCAAATAACCAAATTGATTATATTTCATTGAATGAAGGAGATGGTGTTAAAAGAAAGAATGAACCTCCACATTTAAAATCGTTTAATGATTGTTTTAATAGATATGTTGGTAATGCACAGGATAAACGTATCCCTTATAAAACGTTTGTAGATACATTTGATGATATCAAGGTACCatatttgattattgaTCCAGAGAATTCAGGGATGGAAGTTCCTGATCAGTTGACGGttgaagaaattacaaAGAGGTTGGGAGGAGATTGTAAGATTAATGTTATGGATGTTCTGACACAAGAGAATGAAAAATGGACATTATCAAAATggaatgaatattttacaaacaCATCATATTTGCAAAGAGACCGACTGAAGAATGTGATATCATTTGAAGTGTCAGATTTTGCGAAGAGAGATAACTTCGTAGTTAAGAGGCCTACAGTGGTCTCTGAAAATGATCTAGTAGATATTGTATGGGATAGATACTGTAATTGTGATGGGGAGAATGGTGTCTATGGTCCAAGGCCAAAAGTTACAAAATACGTGTTGATGTCAGTGAGAAATGCTTACACAGACTTTCATCTGGATTTTGCAGGAACTCCAGTGTATTATAAACTGTTGCAAGGAAGtaaaaaattcattttgttCCCTCCAACTTCTCACAACATTGAACAATATCTACAATGGTGTAATAAACCTGATCAAAcatcaatttttcttgGGGACCATTTACAAGACGGTATAGCCATGGAATTAAAGGCCTcagatttatttttgatcCCTGCAGGTTATATCCACGTGGTGTACACCCCGGAAGACTCGTTGATTGTTGGAGGAAATTTCTTGACATTCAGAGATATACTGActcatttgaaaattgtGGAGGTTGAAAAAGAATCGAAGGTACCTAAAACTTTTACTTTCCCGAAATTTGAAGCTGTGATGTATAAAACCGCTGAATGGTTGATAGACGAAATAGAATCGGGGTCCAAATTTTCGAATGACGGTGACCTCCCAACTATAATAAAGCAATTAAGTAGCATCATCACCAGTTCAAAACTAAAATACTCATCGTCATCGTTTAACTCGAAAAAGGAGATGATCGCTAAATTGAACTCATTACGCAAAGAATCCCCATAA